A region from the Mycolicibacterium litorale genome encodes:
- a CDS encoding lysophospholipid acyltransferase family protein codes for MGVLRPLLKTYHRAEMRGLESFPPAGGALVVSNHSGGLFAMDVPVFAVGFYEQFGYDRPVYTLSHDLLMTGLTAEFFTKTGFIRANHENADEALRSGGVVIVFPGGDYDVYRPTLAESKIDFGGRTGYVRAALNAGVPLVPTVSIGGQESQFYLSRGEWLAKAIRLDKLLRAKILPISFGFPFGLSAVLPVNLPLPTKIVTRVLPPIDIVEEFGDDPDIDEVDAHVRHVMQRALDELAAERRFPVLG; via the coding sequence ATGGGTGTGCTCCGCCCGCTGCTCAAGACCTATCACCGCGCCGAGATGCGTGGCCTGGAGTCGTTCCCCCCGGCGGGCGGGGCGCTGGTGGTGTCGAACCACTCCGGTGGCCTGTTCGCCATGGACGTGCCGGTGTTCGCCGTGGGTTTCTACGAGCAGTTCGGCTACGACCGCCCCGTCTACACGCTGTCGCACGATCTGCTGATGACCGGGCTGACCGCGGAGTTCTTCACCAAGACCGGTTTCATCCGGGCCAACCACGAGAACGCCGACGAGGCCCTGCGCTCCGGCGGCGTGGTGATCGTGTTCCCCGGCGGCGACTACGACGTGTACCGGCCGACGCTGGCCGAGAGCAAGATCGACTTCGGCGGCCGCACCGGCTATGTCCGGGCCGCGCTGAACGCGGGCGTGCCACTGGTGCCGACGGTGTCGATCGGTGGACAGGAGAGCCAGTTCTATCTCAGCCGGGGTGAGTGGCTGGCCAAGGCGATCCGGCTCGACAAACTGCTTCGGGCCAAGATCCTGCCCATCTCCTTCGGGTTCCCGTTCGGGCTGTCCGCGGTGCTTCCGGTGAACCTGCCGCTGCCCACCAAGATCGTCACCCGGGTCCTGCCGCCGATCGACATCGTCGAGGAGTTCGGGGACGATCCCGACATCGACGAGGTCGACGCCCACGTCCGGCACGTGATGCAGCGCGCACTCGACGAACTGGCCGCCGAACGCCGCTTCCCGGTGCTGGGCTGA
- a CDS encoding pentapeptide repeat-containing protein translates to MRVSARSYLIAGVSLASAGLIVGGSNTPSLDANRADTAVAPMAATTPAPRVDAPAVLVPPEPASAAFVAPAPQPGVAAQIAVPDVGGLDPEEGRPGIQLSLLTGTPNLGYGNEGLFNAGVNNTGNFTIGGDNDGDFNIGTGNVGDFNIGYDNDGDFNIGGDNVGDFNVGFDNTGGERNFGAGNSGSYNLGFFNTGAFNVGVGNTGVGNVGFFNTGDYTVGAFDIGIRYAGANPGLSTGRAATPDEDERESTTRVTRNSLSGNDSDSATGTGDVQATGTRADRKPATEKAAEDDRAADAETAARSSAGSPDGGDDDA, encoded by the coding sequence ATGAGAGTCTCCGCCCGTTCCTACCTCATCGCCGGTGTGTCCCTCGCCAGCGCGGGCCTGATCGTCGGCGGGTCGAACACGCCCTCCCTCGACGCGAACCGGGCCGACACCGCCGTCGCCCCGATGGCGGCCACCACGCCCGCGCCGCGCGTGGACGCACCGGCGGTCCTCGTGCCGCCCGAGCCTGCCTCGGCGGCGTTCGTGGCGCCCGCGCCCCAACCCGGCGTGGCCGCGCAGATCGCCGTTCCCGACGTCGGGGGCCTCGACCCGGAGGAGGGCAGGCCCGGGATCCAACTCAGCCTGCTGACCGGCACACCCAACCTGGGCTACGGCAACGAGGGTCTGTTCAACGCCGGTGTGAACAACACCGGGAACTTCACCATCGGCGGCGACAACGACGGCGACTTCAACATCGGCACCGGCAACGTGGGCGATTTCAACATCGGCTACGACAACGACGGTGACTTCAACATCGGCGGGGACAACGTCGGCGACTTCAACGTCGGCTTCGACAACACCGGCGGGGAACGCAATTTCGGCGCGGGCAACAGCGGCTCCTACAACCTCGGCTTCTTCAACACCGGTGCGTTCAACGTCGGGGTCGGCAACACCGGCGTCGGCAACGTGGGCTTCTTCAACACCGGCGACTACACCGTGGGCGCGTTCGACATCGGGATCCGCTACGCCGGCGCCAATCCCGGGCTCAGCACCGGACGCGCTGCAACACCCGACGAGGACGAGCGGGAGAGCACCACGCGCGTCACCCGGAACTCGCTGTCCGGCAACGACTCCGACAGCGCCACCGGCACCGGCGATGTCCAGGCGACCGGCACCCGTGCCGACAGGAAGCCGGCCACCGAGAAGGCAGCCGAGGACGACCGGGCGGCGGATGCGGAGACGGCCGCCCGCTCCTCGGCGGGTAGCCCCGACGGCGGTGACGACGACGCCTGA
- a CDS encoding DUF1206 domain-containing protein has protein sequence MTDETGAAGAVRTATNNRGAQIAARTGYLINGVLHLLIAYIIFRIAIGSGHGDADQSGALATLAETKGGFLALWGVAVALVPLTLWRLAETVLGLHPSEHHEPDPDPDDFLMVNRLKALGLAAVYAAVAAMAVQFALGSRNSSAERSVGLSTWLMRTPEGKAVLAVIGLGVMAVGCYFAFKGASRRFRDDLTISGGRTLTVLGVCGHVAEGVVLAVAGLLVVVASVRADPSKATGLDGAVKALGQAPFGTVLIGIAAAGFAAYGLYSFALTRYARM, from the coding sequence GTGACGGATGAGACCGGCGCCGCCGGCGCTGTTCGCACCGCCACGAACAACCGCGGGGCCCAGATCGCGGCGCGGACCGGATATCTGATCAACGGGGTCCTGCATCTGCTGATCGCCTACATCATCTTCCGCATCGCCATCGGCTCCGGCCACGGCGATGCGGATCAGTCCGGTGCGCTGGCCACCCTGGCCGAGACCAAGGGCGGGTTCCTCGCACTCTGGGGGGTCGCGGTGGCGCTCGTCCCGCTGACGTTGTGGCGGCTGGCCGAAACCGTGCTCGGGCTGCACCCCAGCGAGCACCACGAACCCGATCCGGATCCCGACGACTTCCTGATGGTGAACCGCCTCAAGGCTCTGGGGCTAGCGGCGGTGTACGCCGCGGTGGCGGCCATGGCCGTCCAATTCGCCTTGGGCAGCCGCAATTCAAGCGCCGAAAGGTCCGTCGGCCTGAGCACCTGGCTGATGCGCACCCCGGAGGGCAAGGCGGTGCTGGCGGTGATCGGCCTCGGTGTGATGGCGGTCGGGTGCTACTTCGCGTTCAAGGGCGCCTCCCGCCGGTTCCGCGACGACCTCACCATCTCGGGCGGCCGGACCCTGACCGTGCTCGGGGTGTGCGGGCACGTCGCGGAAGGTGTGGTGCTCGCCGTCGCGGGACTGCTCGTGGTGGTCGCGTCGGTGCGCGCCGACCCGTCCAAGGCGACCGGACTCGACGGCGCGGTCAAAGCGCTGGGCCAGGCACCGTTCGGCACCGTGCTGATCGGGATCGCCGCGGCGGGTTTCGCCGCCTACGGCCTGTACAGCTTCGCGCTCACCCGCTACGCGCGGATGTGA
- a CDS encoding CsbD family protein — translation MSASDKARNKLQQLQGRMRAATGNALGDPDMRARGRSDERIAHLKDAGEKVKDAFRSRRRPRRY, via the coding sequence ATGAGCGCCAGCGACAAGGCGAGGAACAAACTGCAACAGCTCCAGGGCAGGATGAGGGCGGCCACGGGCAACGCCCTGGGCGATCCCGATATGAGGGCGCGCGGCCGCAGTGACGAGCGGATCGCCCACCTCAAGGACGCCGGCGAGAAGGTCAAGGACGCCTTTCGCTCGCGTCGGCGCCCACGCCGGTACTGA
- a CDS encoding arylamine N-acetyltransferase family protein — protein sequence MTVTPSYLRRIGYRGDADPTLDTLHALVAAHNRAIPFENLDPLLGIPVADLSAAALTDKLVHRRRGGYCYEHNGLMGYALEELGFGVERLAARVVWMRQDDALPAQTHQLLAVTVPGVPDRHLVDVGFGGQTPSAPIRLDTDAEQSTRHEPYRIRGHRDGRVLESRIHDAWQPLYVFTDRPQPLIDLEVGSWYVSTHPSSPFVTGLTAALVTDDARWNLRGRHLTVHRAGGSERIRFDTAAQVLDALADRFGIDLADLGDRADVEKRVHDVLDS from the coding sequence ATGACCGTCACACCGTCCTACCTGAGGAGGATCGGATACCGCGGTGACGCCGATCCCACCCTCGACACGCTGCACGCGTTGGTCGCCGCACACAACCGCGCCATCCCGTTCGAGAACCTCGACCCGCTGCTCGGTATCCCGGTCGCCGACCTCAGCGCGGCCGCGCTCACCGACAAGCTGGTGCACCGCAGGCGCGGCGGTTACTGCTACGAGCACAACGGGCTGATGGGGTATGCGCTCGAGGAGCTGGGCTTCGGCGTCGAACGGCTCGCGGCCCGGGTGGTGTGGATGCGCCAGGACGACGCGCTGCCCGCCCAGACCCACCAGCTGCTCGCCGTGACCGTGCCGGGTGTGCCGGATCGTCACCTGGTGGACGTCGGCTTCGGCGGGCAGACACCGTCCGCACCGATCCGTCTCGACACCGACGCCGAGCAGAGCACCCGGCACGAGCCGTACCGGATCCGCGGCCACCGCGACGGCCGTGTGCTCGAATCGCGGATCCACGACGCCTGGCAGCCGCTGTACGTGTTCACCGACCGGCCGCAACCGCTGATCGATCTCGAGGTCGGCAGCTGGTACGTGTCGACGCATCCCTCCTCCCCGTTCGTGACGGGTCTGACCGCGGCGCTGGTGACCGACGACGCTCGCTGGAACCTGCGGGGCCGCCACCTCACGGTGCACCGCGCGGGGGGCAGTGAGCGGATCCGCTTCGACACCGCCGCGCAGGTGCTCGACGCGCTGGCCGACCGGTTCGGCATCGACCTGGCCGATCTCGGTGACCGCGCAGACGTGGAGAAGCGTGTGCACGACGTGCTCGACAGCTGA
- a CDS encoding helix-turn-helix domain-containing protein, with amino-acid sequence MSTPARRDRLRELLDAVVDATNPEVGDMARSSYASEFHFSREVRRLTGEPPAALRRRIMLERAAWRLHRGETVSAVAADEGWSSPEVFSRAFRRTFGVPPSRAGDVAFRVPAPNGLHFHPPQSLWLDGDGTDKEPDPSRLMVAHDIADTAYLIERAHLLSDEQWWQEVAPGQVVLHWDGPEPSVGAVLGALVWTKEVWLATIEGRDFPDRDATMTAGPLAARHADVGKRWAAMVSEYTAAGRMGDTVIDALCDPPESFQLYGIVAHVLTYSAHRRGLVRAMLAGLGVATDQGDPLDWMRRH; translated from the coding sequence GTGAGTACACCGGCACGGCGGGATCGGCTGCGGGAACTGCTCGACGCCGTGGTCGACGCGACGAACCCCGAAGTGGGGGACATGGCGCGCAGCAGCTACGCCTCGGAGTTCCACTTCTCGCGTGAGGTGCGCCGGCTCACCGGTGAGCCGCCGGCCGCCCTGCGCCGGCGGATCATGCTGGAACGCGCGGCCTGGCGGCTGCACCGCGGCGAAACCGTCTCGGCCGTCGCCGCCGACGAGGGCTGGTCGTCACCCGAGGTGTTCTCGCGGGCGTTCCGCCGGACGTTCGGGGTGCCGCCGTCACGCGCCGGTGACGTGGCGTTCCGCGTGCCCGCACCCAACGGCCTGCACTTCCATCCGCCGCAGTCGCTGTGGCTCGACGGCGACGGCACCGACAAGGAGCCCGACCCGAGCCGGCTCATGGTCGCCCACGACATCGCCGATACGGCGTACCTGATCGAGCGGGCACACCTGCTCAGCGACGAGCAGTGGTGGCAGGAGGTCGCGCCGGGCCAGGTGGTGCTGCACTGGGACGGCCCGGAGCCGAGCGTCGGCGCCGTACTGGGCGCACTGGTGTGGACCAAGGAGGTGTGGCTGGCCACGATCGAGGGACGCGACTTCCCCGACCGCGACGCGACCATGACGGCGGGGCCGCTCGCCGCGCGGCATGCGGACGTCGGAAAGCGCTGGGCGGCAATGGTATCGGAGTACACGGCCGCAGGCAGGATGGGCGACACGGTGATCGACGCGCTCTGCGATCCGCCCGAGTCGTTCCAGCTGTACGGGATCGTGGCGCACGTGCTCACGTATTCGGCGCACCGCCGCGGGCTGGTGCGGGCCATGCTCGCCGGGCTGGGCGTGGCGACCGATCAGGGCGATCCGTTGGACTGGATGAGGAGACACTGA
- a CDS encoding dihydrofolate reductase family protein produces MATVYYTASSLDGYIVDEDDSLDWLVTRDIDPDGPFHYDAFADTVGALVMGSATYEWIVKNQPGQWMYQQPSWVLTHRPGIVADGHPVQTFQGEVTDLHPKLVSAAAGKDVWVVGGGDVAAQFVSAGLVDELIVSYAPCTLGGGSRVLPIRSEWRLVESAVNGEFVCARWRIAS; encoded by the coding sequence ATGGCGACCGTGTACTACACCGCGTCGAGCCTGGACGGCTACATCGTCGACGAGGACGACAGCCTGGACTGGCTGGTCACCCGCGACATCGACCCCGACGGGCCGTTCCATTACGACGCGTTCGCCGACACCGTGGGCGCGCTGGTGATGGGTTCGGCCACCTACGAGTGGATCGTGAAGAACCAACCGGGGCAATGGATGTACCAGCAGCCGTCGTGGGTGCTGACGCATCGGCCCGGCATCGTCGCCGACGGGCACCCCGTGCAGACGTTCCAGGGCGAGGTGACCGACCTGCATCCGAAACTGGTGTCCGCGGCCGCGGGTAAGGACGTGTGGGTGGTCGGCGGCGGGGACGTGGCCGCGCAGTTCGTCTCGGCGGGACTCGTCGACGAACTGATCGTCAGCTATGCGCCGTGCACGCTGGGCGGTGGCTCGCGCGTCCTGCCGATCCGGTCGGAATGGCGGCTGGTCGAATCGGCGGTGAACGGCGAATTCGTCTGCGCCCGCTGGCGTATCGCGTCGTGA
- a CDS encoding TetR/AcrR family transcriptional regulator yields the protein MTNTRTKRGSTRTNMLIGAAEVLRERGAAGVTIDEVLQRSGAPRGSVYYHFPDGRNQIVFEALQFAGDSITELIDEAATKGGPHLVQRFVEFWDRILAESDFTAGCPVVAAAIGSSEDDAPHLTTVAGAIFGHWRDALTRAFLVDGCEESEAASLAITCIAALEGAVVLCRATHSLDPLRQVHSQLEFLLKSREFIRRNGIPTTAG from the coding sequence ATGACCAACACCCGCACCAAGCGCGGTTCGACGCGCACCAACATGTTGATCGGCGCCGCCGAAGTGCTCCGCGAGCGCGGCGCGGCCGGCGTGACGATCGACGAGGTGCTCCAGCGCAGCGGTGCGCCAAGGGGCAGCGTCTACTACCACTTCCCCGACGGGCGCAATCAGATCGTCTTCGAAGCCCTGCAGTTCGCCGGCGACTCCATCACCGAGCTGATCGACGAGGCGGCGACCAAGGGCGGTCCACACCTCGTGCAACGCTTCGTCGAGTTCTGGGACCGCATCCTCGCCGAGAGCGATTTCACGGCGGGCTGTCCCGTGGTGGCCGCGGCGATCGGTTCGTCGGAGGACGACGCCCCGCACCTGACCACGGTGGCCGGGGCGATCTTCGGACACTGGCGTGACGCACTGACGCGCGCGTTTTTGGTCGACGGGTGCGAGGAGAGCGAGGCCGCGTCGCTGGCGATCACGTGCATCGCCGCACTCGAGGGCGCGGTGGTGCTGTGCCGGGCGACCCACAGCCTCGACCCGCTGCGCCAGGTGCACAGCCAACTCGAATTCCTGCTCAAATCGCGGGAGTTCATCCGGCGCAACGGCATACCCACCACAGCCGGCTGA
- a CDS encoding aldehyde dehydrogenase, with product MTQTVQTAHKTTWDKLFIGGQWVQPSTSEVIEVFSPATGEKVGQVPLAAQADVDAACAAARKAFDEGPWPRMSPDERAAILGAAVTLMEERGDELKYLLAAETGQPQTIVDMMQYGAAMSAFTYYAGAADKFRWSEIRDGIYGQTLVTREPIGVVGAITAWNVPFFLAANKLGPALLAGCTVVLKPAAETPLSVFAMAQMFAEAGLPEGVLSVVPGGAETGRALTANPELDKFTFTGSSAVGKEIGKLAAERLKPCTLELGGKSAAIVLEDADLDSTLPMLAFSGVMNSGQACVAQTRILAPRSRYDELVEKLANFVAAMPVGLPDDPNAAIGPLISEKQRERVESYIAKGIEEGARVVTGGGRPEGLDSGWFVQPTVFADVDNSMTIAQEEIFGPVLAVIPYDTEEDAIRIANDSVYGLAGSVWTTDNKKALEVAGKIRTGTYAVNMYAFDPGAPFGGYKNSGIGRENGPEGIEQYCQAKSTLLPFGYSPE from the coding sequence ATGACACAGACCGTGCAGACAGCTCACAAGACGACGTGGGACAAGCTCTTCATCGGCGGCCAGTGGGTGCAACCGTCGACCTCCGAGGTCATCGAGGTGTTCTCCCCGGCGACCGGCGAGAAGGTCGGCCAGGTGCCGCTGGCCGCGCAGGCCGACGTCGACGCGGCGTGCGCCGCCGCTCGCAAGGCGTTCGACGAGGGGCCGTGGCCGCGGATGTCGCCGGACGAACGGGCGGCGATCCTGGGGGCCGCCGTCACGCTCATGGAGGAGCGCGGCGACGAGCTGAAATACCTGCTCGCCGCCGAGACCGGTCAACCCCAGACCATCGTCGACATGATGCAGTACGGCGCGGCGATGTCGGCGTTCACCTACTACGCCGGCGCCGCCGACAAGTTCCGGTGGTCGGAGATCCGTGACGGCATCTACGGCCAGACCCTGGTCACGCGCGAGCCGATCGGCGTCGTCGGCGCGATCACCGCGTGGAACGTGCCGTTCTTCCTGGCGGCGAACAAGCTGGGCCCGGCCCTGCTCGCCGGCTGCACCGTCGTGCTGAAACCCGCCGCCGAGACGCCGCTGTCGGTGTTCGCGATGGCGCAGATGTTCGCCGAGGCCGGACTGCCCGAAGGGGTGCTGTCCGTGGTGCCCGGCGGCGCCGAGACCGGCCGCGCACTGACCGCCAATCCCGAACTCGACAAGTTCACCTTCACCGGCAGCTCCGCGGTCGGCAAGGAGATCGGCAAGCTGGCGGCGGAACGGCTCAAGCCGTGCACGCTGGAGCTGGGCGGTAAGTCGGCGGCGATCGTGCTCGAAGACGCCGATCTGGATTCCACACTCCCGATGCTGGCGTTCTCCGGCGTGATGAACTCCGGTCAGGCGTGCGTCGCGCAGACCCGCATCCTGGCGCCGCGGTCCCGCTACGACGAGCTGGTGGAGAAGCTCGCCAATTTCGTCGCGGCCATGCCCGTCGGACTGCCCGACGATCCGAACGCCGCCATCGGCCCATTGATCAGCGAGAAGCAGCGCGAACGGGTCGAGAGCTACATCGCCAAGGGCATCGAGGAAGGCGCCCGCGTGGTCACCGGCGGCGGCCGCCCCGAAGGCCTCGACAGCGGCTGGTTCGTGCAGCCCACCGTGTTCGCCGACGTGGACAACTCGATGACCATCGCGCAGGAGGAGATCTTCGGCCCGGTGCTGGCGGTGATTCCCTACGACACCGAGGAGGACGCGATCCGCATCGCCAACGATTCGGTGTATGGGCTGGCCGGCAGCGTCTGGACCACCGACAACAAGAAGGCGCTCGAGGTGGCCGGCAAGATCCGCACCGGCACCTACGCGGTCAACATGTACGCGTTCGATCCCGGCGCGCCGTTCGGCGGCTACAAGAACTCGGGCATCGGCCGGGAGAACGGTCCTGAGGGCATCGAGCAGTACTGTCAGGCCAAGAGCACACTGCTGCCGTTCGGCTACTCCCCGGAGTAG
- a CDS encoding class I SAM-dependent methyltransferase — translation MAATDLFARRATLRRSVRLLSEFRYEQSDPARFYGALADDTAAMVADLWRGATGRSANGRTVLDVGGGPGYFAAAFARHGMDYVGVEPDPREMHAGPAVTDHTGRYVRASGTALPFADGSVDVCLSSNVAEHVPHPWRLGAEMLRVTRPGGLAILSYTIWLGPFGGHEMGLTHYLGGARAAERYTRKHGHRPKNDYGSSLFAVSARDGLEWAASTGASIAVFPRYHPRWAWWTTAVPGLREVAVSNLVLVLQR, via the coding sequence GTGGCGGCCACCGATCTGTTCGCGCGACGGGCGACGCTGAGGCGCTCGGTGCGGTTGCTCAGCGAGTTCCGCTACGAACAGTCTGACCCGGCCCGGTTCTACGGCGCGCTCGCCGACGACACCGCCGCCATGGTGGCCGACCTCTGGCGCGGCGCGACAGGTCGGTCCGCGAACGGGCGCACCGTGCTCGACGTCGGCGGCGGGCCCGGTTACTTCGCCGCGGCGTTCGCCCGCCACGGCATGGACTACGTGGGGGTCGAGCCCGACCCGCGCGAGATGCACGCCGGGCCAGCCGTCACCGACCACACCGGCCGCTACGTCCGGGCCTCCGGAACCGCTTTGCCATTCGCCGATGGCAGCGTCGATGTCTGTCTGTCGTCGAACGTGGCCGAACACGTGCCGCATCCGTGGCGGCTCGGTGCCGAGATGTTGCGGGTCACCCGGCCGGGTGGGCTCGCGATCCTGTCCTACACCATCTGGCTCGGCCCGTTCGGCGGGCACGAGATGGGGCTGACGCACTACCTCGGCGGCGCCCGCGCGGCCGAGCGGTACACCCGCAAACACGGCCACCGGCCCAAAAACGACTACGGTTCGTCGCTGTTCGCGGTGTCGGCCCGCGACGGCCTCGAGTGGGCCGCGAGCACGGGCGCATCGATCGCCGTATTCCCTCGCTACCACCCACGATGGGCGTGGTGGACCACTGCCGTCCCGGGTCTGCGTGAGGTCGCGGTGAGCAACCTGGTGCTGGTCCTGCAGCGCTGA
- a CDS encoding glycosyltransferase family 4 protein, giving the protein MSARPLRSVLLLCWRDIGHPQGGGSEMYLQRIGAQLAASGVDVTLRTASYPGAARREVVDGVRISRGGGRYSVYPWALLVMMLARFGVGPLRGVRPDVVVDTQNGVPFLARLIFGRRVAVLVHHCHREQWPVAGPVLGRLGWFVESVVSPRAHRRAQYVTVSLPSARDLTDLGVDAERIAVVRNGLDEAPAPTLTEPPSATPRIAVLSRLVPHKQIEDALDAVAALRPRMPDLHLDVLGGGWWQQKLVDHARLAGISDAVTFHGHVDDMTKHEVLQRSWVHVLPSRKEGWGLAVTEAGQHGVPTIGYRSSGGLTDSIVDGVTGLLVDDRDELVEALERLLGDRVLREELGAKAQARSVEFSWRQSASAMREVFDAMLAGRFVSGVV; this is encoded by the coding sequence ATGTCCGCGCGCCCGCTTCGTTCCGTCCTGCTTCTGTGCTGGCGGGATATCGGGCATCCGCAGGGCGGCGGCAGCGAGATGTACCTGCAACGCATCGGTGCGCAGTTGGCCGCCTCCGGTGTCGACGTGACGCTGCGCACCGCCTCGTATCCCGGCGCCGCGCGCCGTGAGGTCGTCGACGGCGTGCGCATCAGCCGCGGCGGCGGCCGGTACTCGGTGTATCCGTGGGCGCTGCTGGTGATGATGCTCGCCCGGTTCGGTGTGGGACCGCTGCGTGGGGTGCGCCCGGACGTCGTCGTCGACACCCAGAACGGTGTGCCGTTCCTGGCCCGGCTGATCTTCGGCCGCCGGGTCGCGGTGCTCGTGCATCACTGCCACCGCGAGCAGTGGCCGGTCGCCGGTCCGGTGCTGGGCCGGCTGGGCTGGTTCGTCGAATCTGTCGTGTCACCGCGGGCGCACCGGCGGGCGCAGTACGTGACGGTGTCGCTGCCGTCCGCGCGCGACCTGACCGACCTGGGAGTCGATGCGGAGCGGATCGCGGTGGTGCGCAACGGGCTCGACGAGGCGCCGGCGCCCACGCTGACCGAACCACCCTCGGCGACGCCGCGGATCGCGGTGCTGTCGCGGCTGGTCCCGCACAAGCAGATCGAAGACGCGCTCGACGCCGTGGCGGCGCTGCGCCCGCGCATGCCCGACCTGCACCTCGACGTCCTCGGTGGCGGCTGGTGGCAGCAGAAGCTCGTCGACCACGCCCGGCTGGCGGGGATCTCGGACGCGGTGACCTTCCACGGTCACGTCGACGACATGACCAAACACGAAGTGCTGCAGCGGAGCTGGGTGCATGTGCTGCCGTCGCGCAAGGAGGGCTGGGGGCTGGCGGTGACCGAAGCCGGGCAGCACGGGGTACCGACGATCGGCTACCGCTCGTCGGGCGGGCTGACGGATTCCATCGTCGACGGGGTGACCGGTCTGCTGGTCGACGACCGCGACGAACTCGTCGAGGCGCTCGAGCGACTCCTCGGTGACCGGGTGCTGCGGGAAGAACTCGGTGCGAAGGCACAGGCGCGAAGCGTCGAGTTCTCGTGGCGGCAGAGCGCTTCGGCGATGCGCGAGGTGTTCGACGCCATGCTGGCGGGACGGTTCGTCAGCGGCGTGGTGTAG
- a CDS encoding DUF3068 domain-containing protein, translated as MNRAVALRIAACGLMGLGAALLIAALLLSTYTKGKIAKVPLDIDTTLISDGSGTAFDPASLMGERFVVDRDVPMVFQQQMTVESPSNADVVTLQVGSSLRRTDKQQDNGLLLAMVDTVTMDRSSAMAVSSESNPGGAVQKPRAIEDDQPPTNIALPHDGLTYRFPFDTEKKTYPFFDPIAQKAYDANYDGEEDVNGLTTYKFTQNVGYDAEGKLVEPVKYASLYEDDADAQVTARAALWGVEGDPEAPITMSRFYAAERTFWVDPVSGTIVKSDEHAYHYYARDALRPEVTFVDYTVTTNEESVESQVASARSERDRIALWGRILPITFTAVGLVLLVGGALLGSFSLRAESALIDPGLDEADHGFFQRDDAGEPVPGAEAKTEKLPAQRPTDLPPDRPV; from the coding sequence TTGAACCGCGCAGTGGCGCTGCGGATCGCGGCGTGCGGACTCATGGGGCTCGGTGCTGCCCTGCTGATCGCCGCGCTGTTGCTGTCCACCTATACCAAGGGCAAGATCGCCAAGGTCCCCTTGGACATCGACACCACCCTGATCAGCGACGGTTCGGGGACCGCGTTCGACCCGGCGTCGCTGATGGGCGAACGCTTCGTCGTCGACCGTGACGTTCCGATGGTGTTCCAGCAGCAGATGACGGTGGAATCGCCGTCGAACGCCGACGTGGTCACGCTGCAAGTGGGCAGCTCGCTGCGCCGCACCGACAAGCAGCAGGACAACGGTCTGCTGCTGGCGATGGTCGACACCGTGACCATGGACCGATCGTCGGCGATGGCGGTGTCGAGCGAGAGCAATCCCGGTGGCGCGGTCCAGAAGCCGCGGGCCATCGAGGACGATCAGCCGCCGACCAACATCGCGCTGCCGCACGACGGGTTGACCTACCGGTTCCCGTTCGACACGGAGAAGAAGACCTACCCGTTCTTCGACCCGATCGCGCAGAAGGCCTACGACGCCAACTACGACGGCGAAGAGGACGTCAACGGGTTGACCACCTACAAGTTCACCCAGAACGTCGGGTACGACGCCGAGGGCAAGCTGGTCGAACCGGTGAAGTACGCGTCCCTGTACGAAGACGACGCCGATGCGCAGGTCACCGCCCGCGCCGCGCTGTGGGGTGTCGAGGGCGATCCGGAAGCGCCGATCACGATGAGCCGGTTCTACGCCGCCGAGCGCACGTTCTGGGTCGATCCGGTCTCGGGCACCATCGTCAAGTCCGACGAGCACGCCTACCACTACTACGCGCGTGATGCGCTGCGGCCCGAGGTGACGTTCGTCGACTACACCGTCACCACGAACGAGGAATCGGTCGAGTCCCAGGTGGCCAGCGCCCGCAGTGAACGCGACCGCATCGCGCTGTGGGGCCGGATCCTGCCGATCACCTTCACCGCCGTCGGACTGGTGCTGCTGGTGGGTGGCGCCCTGCTCGGGTCGTTCAGCCTGCGGGCGGAATCGGCACTGATCGACCCCGGACTCGACGAAGCCGACCACGGTTTCTTCCAGCGCGACGACGCCGGCGAACCGGTGCCGGGCGCCGAAGCCAAGACCGAGAAGCTGCCGGCCCAGCGGCCGACCGATCTACCGCCCGACAGACCGGTCTGA